From a region of the Teredinibacter turnerae genome:
- a CDS encoding YSC84-related protein, protein MKALFTRLLAFSLLLGAAQSSLADSYSESLTTFKESPAVQKFLTNAYGYALFPTIGKGGFGVGGAHGKGKVFRNGQATGDTSMTQLTIGLQMGGQAFSQIIFFQDKHAYNRFTSGKFEFGAQATAVAITASANAQTGTTGNAAGATGKADAGKQVSEYVNGMAIFTYAKGGLMYEASVGGQKFTFDAY, encoded by the coding sequence ATGAAAGCTTTATTCACCCGTCTACTCGCATTTTCACTGTTGCTTGGCGCGGCTCAATCCAGCCTTGCCGATAGTTACAGCGAATCACTTACAACGTTTAAAGAGTCTCCTGCCGTGCAAAAATTTTTAACCAACGCATACGGCTATGCACTCTTCCCCACAATCGGCAAAGGCGGCTTTGGTGTTGGCGGCGCCCACGGTAAAGGCAAGGTGTTTCGCAACGGTCAGGCGACGGGCGATACCAGTATGACCCAGCTCACTATTGGCCTGCAGATGGGCGGCCAGGCGTTTAGCCAAATCATTTTTTTCCAGGACAAGCACGCCTATAACCGCTTTACCAGTGGCAAATTTGAGTTCGGCGCCCAAGCCACCGCCGTTGCAATAACGGCATCCGCCAACGCACAAACTGGCACCACCGGTAATGCAGCCGGCGCAACAGGCAAGGCCGATGCGGGTAAACAGGTATCGGAATACGTAAACGGAATGGCGATATTCACCTATGCGAAAGGCGGATTAATGTACGAAGCATCCGTGGGTGGTCAAAAGTTCACTTTCGACGCTTACTAA
- a CDS encoding Tll0287-like domain-containing protein — translation MFKMSFTPKSRVSTAIVLAASCMLSGPAAAEAFKPADAVATFQQSLGRELKSAIQAKGPASAVDVCHARAPEIAAQLSKDMGVTVRRISERTRNPDATPDALDKQVLADFATAIKQDATAKPTRTVQSAGGRSRYYSAIRIQPLCLTCHGSDLAPDVAARLKAFYPDDRATGYELGELRGAFVVEF, via the coding sequence ATGTTCAAGATGTCTTTTACCCCGAAATCACGTGTTAGCACAGCGATTGTACTCGCAGCGAGTTGTATGCTGTCCGGGCCGGCCGCCGCAGAGGCATTTAAGCCTGCGGATGCCGTGGCAACCTTTCAACAATCGCTTGGTCGCGAACTCAAAAGCGCGATCCAGGCAAAAGGCCCGGCCAGTGCCGTCGACGTTTGCCATGCGCGCGCGCCGGAAATTGCAGCACAACTAAGCAAGGATATGGGCGTAACCGTGCGCCGAATCAGCGAACGCACGCGCAACCCGGACGCAACACCGGACGCGCTGGATAAACAGGTTCTCGCAGACTTTGCTACGGCAATTAAACAGGATGCCACCGCCAAACCAACCCGAACAGTACAGTCGGCGGGTGGTCGGTCACGCTATTACTCGGCAATACGCATACAGCCCTTATGCCTGACCTGTCACGGCAGTGATCTCGCACCGGATGTCGCAGCCAGGTTAAAAGCTTTTTACCCTGACGATCGTGCCACTGGTTACGAACTGGGCGAACTGCGCGGCGCCTTCGTCGTTGAATTCTAA
- a CDS encoding formate/nitrite transporter family protein has product MAYIEPSEFVTKMVDSGEQKVFMSTKDTFIRAFMAGAILGLAAIFAITVAVKTGQPLVGAILFPVGFIMLYLMKFDLLTGVFTLVPLALIDKRPGVTLGGVLRNWGIVFCGNFAGALTTAFMMSFILTYGYSVDGGAIADKVSHIGEGRTLGYKEHGLSGWFTIFIRGMLCNWMVSMGVVGAMISTSAGSKMAAMWMPVMLFFFMGFEHSIVNMFLFPFSMIMGGDFTIADYFIWNEIPTALGNLVGGFLLVGLPLYLTHVRTSPNRTVA; this is encoded by the coding sequence ATGGCTTACATTGAACCAAGTGAATTCGTGACCAAGATGGTCGATTCCGGAGAACAGAAAGTTTTCATGTCCACTAAGGACACCTTTATTCGAGCGTTTATGGCAGGTGCGATCCTCGGTCTGGCCGCTATATTCGCAATTACTGTCGCGGTTAAAACCGGTCAGCCACTGGTTGGCGCAATCCTGTTCCCCGTCGGTTTCATCATGTTGTACCTGATGAAATTTGACCTTCTCACTGGCGTGTTCACCCTCGTGCCACTCGCACTGATCGACAAACGCCCCGGCGTTACTCTGGGCGGTGTGCTACGCAACTGGGGTATTGTATTTTGCGGTAACTTTGCTGGCGCACTGACCACCGCGTTTATGATGTCGTTCATTCTTACCTATGGCTACAGCGTCGACGGTGGCGCAATTGCCGATAAAGTCAGCCACATTGGCGAAGGCCGAACCCTGGGTTACAAAGAGCACGGTCTTTCCGGCTGGTTCACCATTTTTATTCGCGGCATGCTGTGCAACTGGATGGTATCCATGGGCGTGGTTGGCGCAATGATCTCCACCTCAGCCGGTAGCAAAATGGCTGCGATGTGGATGCCCGTAATGCTGTTCTTCTTCATGGGCTTTGAGCACTCTATTGTTAACATGTTCTTGTTCCCGTTCTCCATGATCATGGGTGGCGACTTCACCATCGCGGATTACTTTATCTGGAACGAAATTCCCACCGCATTGGGTAACCTGGTGGGCGGCTTTTTATTGGTTGGCTTGCCGCTGTACCTCACGCATGTGCGTACCAGCCCCAATCGCACCGTTGCTTAA
- a CDS encoding iron-containing redox enzyme family protein has translation MITPTPSLAPRAQARANMEASVDANIWMENGNIIETIRRKVAKHPLLKHPILAQLESGMIDIEQLKTIHLEYRHAIVQLFTDALLMAQFQTRQLEPRLPPGSKQAPRFLLTLNILDEFGFTPDVGATGYYTGSPIYAHYPLFEKVLDSLDITASARELYHPSESAQTLNNYLTASFGHYQEVVILLAVAEQQVITFSAALREALKVHGFDVSQGYYHVHGTSDSKETNAADDDHQDDLWLALQQAVLPEDWENLQQKADTYLDLWHTFWDCQTVHVETTHAQTA, from the coding sequence ATGATCACACCTACCCCCTCCCTAGCCCCAAGAGCACAAGCACGCGCCAACATGGAAGCAAGTGTCGACGCGAACATCTGGATGGAAAACGGCAACATAATAGAAACCATTCGCCGCAAGGTCGCCAAACACCCATTACTTAAGCATCCAATACTCGCGCAGCTCGAATCCGGCATGATCGATATTGAGCAGCTAAAGACCATCCATCTCGAATACCGGCATGCGATTGTTCAACTGTTCACTGATGCACTGTTGATGGCGCAATTCCAGACGCGCCAGCTGGAACCTCGCCTGCCACCCGGCAGCAAGCAAGCCCCCCGCTTTTTACTCACATTGAATATTCTTGATGAATTTGGATTCACACCTGATGTGGGCGCTACGGGATACTATACAGGTTCTCCCATTTATGCTCACTATCCGCTCTTCGAAAAGGTGTTGGACTCACTGGACATCACAGCCTCGGCGAGGGAACTGTATCACCCCTCAGAATCGGCACAAACCCTAAATAATTATTTAACCGCCAGTTTTGGCCATTATCAAGAAGTGGTTATTCTTTTGGCCGTCGCCGAGCAGCAGGTTATCACCTTCAGCGCCGCCTTACGCGAAGCACTTAAAGTACACGGATTTGACGTGAGCCAGGGCTATTATCATGTTCATGGAACCAGTGATTCCAAGGAGACCAACGCCGCAGATGATGATCACCAGGACGATCTCTGGCTCGCATTACAGCAGGCTGTACTTCCTGAAGACTGGGAAAATCTTCAGCAAAAGGCGGATACTTATCTGGATTTATGGCACACATTCTGGGATTGTCAGACGGTGCACGTTGAAACAACGCATGCACAGACCGCGTAA
- the lptM gene encoding LPS translocon maturation chaperone LptM, whose amino-acid sequence MLDRFAAWIRFGLLAATTSVLLACGQSGPLRLPDKPAETPASSTSEVNTSNAPAQE is encoded by the coding sequence ATGCTTGATCGTTTCGCCGCCTGGATCCGTTTCGGCCTGTTGGCAGCTACCACCAGCGTTCTTTTAGCTTGTGGTCAGAGCGGCCCGTTACGACTTCCAGATAAGCCTGCCGAGACCCCAGCAAGCTCCACCAGTGAAGTCAACACAAGCAACGCACCGGCTCAGGAATAA
- a CDS encoding MGMT family protein, with product MSNENASHSAIFFCVRLIPKGKVASYGQIAQLAGLPGRARLVGRVLGMSPTPLPWFRVLRSNGQLAFPEASETARRQSAHLEQEGITVKKNRVALKNFGWQPSLDELFLIEAELQSLNAE from the coding sequence TTGTCTAACGAAAACGCGTCTCACTCGGCTATTTTTTTCTGTGTACGATTAATTCCAAAAGGTAAGGTTGCCAGTTACGGACAGATCGCCCAACTCGCCGGGCTCCCTGGTCGCGCTAGACTGGTGGGGCGCGTGCTTGGCATGTCTCCAACGCCGCTGCCGTGGTTCCGTGTGTTACGCTCAAATGGACAATTGGCGTTTCCGGAGGCGAGCGAAACCGCACGTCGCCAATCTGCTCACCTTGAGCAAGAGGGCATCACAGTGAAAAAAAATCGCGTCGCCCTTAAAAACTTTGGCTGGCAGCCATCGCTCGATGAGCTGTTTTTAATTGAGGCTGAATTGCAGTCCCTCAACGCTGAATGA
- a CDS encoding protein adenylyltransferase SelO → MQISNSYLQLGDDFYLPSTPRQPSNPQLFLWNQGLAESLGVADFLAQEQEDPAGFFSGGRLLPNSKPVALAYAGHQFGHFNPRLGDGRAHLLGELRGDTDMVFDVQLKGSGATPFSRGGDGLCGLGPAVREFIMSEAMAALGVPTSRTLAVVTTGDDVYRGDAVPGAVVCRVAASHLRVGTFEYFYAQGNKDAIERLCDYAISRHFPELASSEGPEKYSGFLRAVFSRQVELVCEWLRVGFVHGVMNTDNTTISGETIDYGPCAMISTYNPNTVFSSIDAMGRYRFGHQPSIAHWNMARLTECFLPLLDQDSKQATAIGESLLGEFPQNFEQRYHHMLASKTGVRLQGDSDKKLCEDFLQLLRKQGLDYTNSFDSLTRSLIDPQHEDRCASQWPEWYQAWSARIEQQGRPREVVAEGMRRHNPVVIPRNHHMEAVIDECIKNGSPDAAKSWLKVLRRPYQDLPTTPNYQDPPADGDRSYQTFCGT, encoded by the coding sequence ATGCAAATTTCCAATAGTTACCTGCAGTTGGGCGATGATTTCTATTTGCCCTCTACGCCCCGTCAACCGAGTAACCCCCAATTATTTCTCTGGAACCAGGGCCTGGCAGAATCACTGGGTGTGGCCGATTTTCTGGCCCAGGAGCAGGAAGACCCGGCGGGGTTTTTCAGTGGCGGGCGTTTGTTGCCGAACTCCAAACCGGTCGCGCTCGCTTACGCAGGGCATCAGTTCGGCCACTTTAATCCGCGCCTGGGCGATGGCCGCGCGCATCTGCTCGGTGAACTGCGTGGCGATACCGATATGGTATTCGACGTACAACTGAAAGGCTCTGGCGCAACCCCCTTTTCACGCGGCGGAGACGGTTTGTGCGGGCTGGGCCCGGCGGTTCGCGAGTTTATTATGAGTGAAGCCATGGCTGCGCTCGGCGTACCCACATCTCGCACCTTGGCTGTCGTGACGACTGGCGATGATGTCTACCGGGGCGATGCCGTCCCTGGCGCCGTGGTGTGCCGGGTGGCTGCGAGCCATTTACGGGTAGGGACATTCGAGTACTTTTATGCCCAGGGTAACAAAGATGCTATCGAGCGCTTGTGCGACTATGCGATCTCGCGTCATTTCCCCGAGTTGGCCAGCAGCGAAGGGCCGGAAAAATACAGCGGCTTTTTGCGCGCGGTGTTCAGCCGACAAGTAGAGCTGGTGTGCGAATGGTTGCGGGTTGGCTTCGTGCATGGGGTCATGAACACGGACAACACCACTATTTCTGGTGAGACCATCGACTACGGCCCCTGCGCGATGATCAGCACCTATAATCCGAATACCGTGTTCAGTTCAATCGATGCCATGGGGCGATATCGGTTTGGCCACCAACCGTCAATCGCACACTGGAATATGGCGCGCTTGACCGAATGCTTTTTGCCATTGCTGGATCAGGATTCAAAACAGGCTACCGCAATAGGAGAGAGCCTGCTCGGGGAGTTTCCGCAGAACTTCGAGCAGCGGTATCACCACATGCTGGCCAGTAAAACCGGCGTCCGGCTGCAGGGCGACAGTGACAAAAAACTGTGTGAGGATTTTCTCCAGCTATTGCGCAAACAGGGGCTGGACTACACCAACAGTTTCGACTCACTCACCCGTTCGCTAATTGACCCTCAGCATGAGGATCGTTGTGCCAGCCAGTGGCCGGAATGGTACCAAGCCTGGTCAGCCCGCATTGAACAGCAAGGCCGCCCACGAGAAGTGGTGGCGGAAGGCATGCGCCGCCATAACCCGGTGGTTATTCCTCGCAATCACCATATGGAAGCGGTTATCGACGAGTGCATTAAAAATGGCTCACCGGATGCTGCGAAAAGTTGGCTGAAAGTGTTGCGCCGCCCCTATCAAGATTTACCGACTACCCCCAATTACCAAGACCCCCCCGCCGATGGCGACCGCAGTTATCAAACCTTCTGCGGAACCTAG
- a CDS encoding TonB-dependent receptor, giving the protein MFMRSKLSTAIVGVLAASATMPTFAQNENIEEVLVTGIRASLEQAMDIKRSSAGVVDAISAEDIGKFPDTNLAESLQRITGVSIDRVNGEGSQITVRGFGAEFNMVTLNGRTMPAGFTYGGGSGAGGTFGGATRAFDFANLASESVAGVQVYKTGRATVASGGIGATVNINTTRPLDKEGLSYTIAGKAVHDTSVRIGDDFTPELSGLMSWSDGTFGVSAAASYQERDYGSAGAAANNWNIAQWDHESPPLYGFAPNAVINNEPEDGQLFARPNDFRWAYSDKERERTNAQLTLQWAPTDSIETTLDYVYAENHLWEHRGEWSQWLANGNSITRVDFDDSAVATPILIQETHSPSNKDVGYEQQLREQTNKLDSVGFNIEWQANDSLKLALDVHDSSMENMPTGPGDAGEIAISIGTPVSAAYTYDFSGDLPVASFVLEDSNTPGTPGVLDEKDAGSAQGRVFYAAQTMDITQVQFDGSFDFGNGAIDFGIDHTNTEMVQQASTRQVSLGNWNVSYPGEFADGTFSTFNFADQYDDYDMDGSFTSGIRANDMVDLCRQTEALYGVNGTQEQQDWICAIDPNFTQDNRVEETVTGLFVQLTLEGELADMPFHILAGLRYEETDLTSTALLRRPLYRVWQGNNDFQITEYAPGDKVPIAIDHQYNNMMPSFDFDIELLDNLVGRFSFSNTIARANYGNLYAGASNFQQTDPTGYRGAQPSANRNNPELMPLDSKNLDLSFEWYYNEGSYASVGLFEKRVNNFIGTGQAVETHYGMVDASAVGGENSRMSAVYANLAGLGYDDPDANQLFAAAVCATYDTDYMAGYSGAEITQLQAECSNPDNFVPNNLEEFTPVDANGNDVLDDNGNPVVANWLTWVESKYDVNGLMTDSEHPRYSADPEAQWQTSYPINNKEARIYGSEWAVQHFFGESGFGIQANYTTVNGDVSFDDLALPSEQQFALLGLSDTMNIVGIYEKYGFQMRIAYNWRDSFLRQTNQGGSNNPVYVDEYAQWDMNASYDIMEGLSVFFEGLNLTGENVRWYQRSEHMTYFLEELSPRYQLGVRYSF; this is encoded by the coding sequence ATGTTTATGAGAAGCAAACTATCGACTGCAATAGTCGGTGTTTTGGCAGCCTCAGCTACCATGCCGACGTTTGCGCAAAATGAAAACATCGAGGAAGTGCTCGTCACTGGTATTCGTGCCAGTTTAGAGCAGGCGATGGATATCAAGCGATCCTCCGCGGGTGTTGTCGACGCAATTTCCGCAGAAGATATCGGTAAATTCCCGGATACAAACCTCGCGGAATCGTTACAGCGTATCACCGGTGTATCCATCGACCGGGTAAACGGTGAGGGTTCACAAATTACCGTTCGCGGCTTCGGTGCAGAATTCAATATGGTGACCTTGAACGGTCGCACCATGCCAGCCGGTTTCACTTATGGCGGCGGCAGTGGTGCAGGCGGTACCTTTGGTGGAGCAACCCGTGCTTTCGACTTCGCCAACCTCGCCTCCGAGAGTGTCGCAGGTGTGCAGGTGTATAAAACAGGCCGTGCGACTGTGGCATCCGGTGGTATCGGCGCAACGGTTAATATCAATACAACTCGCCCACTGGACAAAGAAGGGCTGTCGTACACCATCGCAGGCAAGGCCGTACACGATACCAGTGTGCGCATTGGTGATGACTTTACGCCAGAGCTATCCGGCTTAATGAGTTGGAGCGACGGTACCTTTGGTGTGTCAGCCGCCGCGAGCTACCAGGAACGGGATTACGGTTCTGCAGGTGCTGCGGCTAACAACTGGAATATCGCACAGTGGGATCACGAAAGTCCCCCACTCTATGGTTTTGCGCCAAACGCGGTTATTAACAACGAACCCGAAGATGGACAACTTTTCGCACGCCCGAACGACTTCCGCTGGGCATACTCTGATAAAGAACGCGAACGTACCAATGCGCAGCTGACACTGCAATGGGCACCAACCGACAGCATTGAAACAACCCTGGATTATGTCTACGCGGAAAATCATTTGTGGGAGCATCGCGGCGAATGGTCACAATGGCTCGCCAACGGCAATTCAATCACTCGCGTAGATTTCGATGATAGCGCCGTCGCAACGCCGATACTCATTCAGGAAACGCACTCACCCTCAAATAAAGACGTGGGGTACGAACAGCAGCTGCGCGAACAAACCAACAAGCTGGATTCGGTCGGGTTTAATATCGAGTGGCAAGCCAACGACAGCCTCAAACTCGCGCTCGACGTGCACGACTCCAGTATGGAGAACATGCCCACCGGCCCTGGGGACGCAGGTGAAATCGCAATATCGATCGGTACGCCTGTATCCGCCGCCTACACCTATGACTTCAGCGGCGACCTGCCCGTCGCCAGCTTTGTGCTGGAGGATTCAAATACCCCGGGCACACCTGGCGTGCTGGATGAAAAAGACGCGGGTAGTGCGCAAGGCCGTGTGTTCTACGCCGCGCAAACCATGGATATAACTCAAGTCCAGTTCGACGGCTCGTTCGACTTTGGCAACGGCGCTATCGATTTCGGCATTGACCACACCAACACCGAAATGGTGCAACAGGCATCCACTCGCCAGGTTAGCCTTGGCAACTGGAACGTGAGTTACCCCGGTGAATTTGCGGATGGTACCTTCTCCACGTTCAACTTCGCCGATCAGTACGATGATTACGACATGGACGGCTCGTTTACTTCCGGTATTCGTGCCAACGATATGGTCGACCTCTGCCGCCAAACTGAAGCGCTCTACGGTGTTAACGGAACTCAGGAGCAACAGGACTGGATTTGCGCAATCGACCCGAACTTCACTCAAGATAACCGCGTAGAGGAAACTGTCACAGGCTTGTTTGTACAGCTCACGCTGGAAGGCGAACTGGCAGATATGCCATTCCATATTCTGGCAGGTTTGCGTTACGAAGAAACCGATCTCACGTCTACCGCGCTACTGCGGCGTCCGCTTTATCGCGTGTGGCAAGGTAACAACGACTTCCAAATTACAGAATATGCACCCGGAGACAAAGTCCCTATAGCGATAGATCACCAATACAACAATATGATGCCAAGTTTCGACTTCGACATCGAACTGTTAGACAACCTGGTCGGGCGATTCTCCTTCAGTAACACTATCGCGCGCGCCAACTACGGCAACCTTTACGCAGGTGCCAGCAACTTCCAGCAAACTGACCCTACGGGTTATCGCGGAGCTCAACCTTCGGCAAACCGAAACAACCCCGAGCTGATGCCGCTGGATTCGAAAAACCTCGACCTGTCTTTTGAGTGGTATTACAACGAAGGCAGCTACGCATCTGTCGGTCTGTTTGAAAAACGGGTAAATAATTTTATCGGTACCGGGCAAGCTGTTGAAACGCACTATGGCATGGTAGACGCCAGCGCAGTCGGCGGGGAAAACTCACGCATGAGTGCAGTCTATGCCAATCTCGCCGGGCTCGGCTATGACGATCCGGACGCGAACCAGCTGTTTGCCGCGGCCGTCTGTGCCACCTATGACACGGACTATATGGCAGGCTACAGCGGTGCAGAAATAACACAACTGCAGGCGGAGTGTTCCAACCCAGATAACTTCGTACCAAATAACCTAGAGGAGTTTACCCCTGTCGATGCCAACGGCAATGACGTGCTCGATGACAACGGCAATCCTGTTGTTGCGAACTGGTTAACCTGGGTAGAAAGTAAATACGACGTCAATGGTCTGATGACTGACAGCGAACACCCCCGATATTCCGCAGACCCAGAAGCCCAATGGCAAACCTCTTACCCCATTAACAACAAAGAGGCCCGCATCTACGGTTCTGAATGGGCGGTGCAACACTTCTTCGGTGAGTCTGGTTTCGGTATTCAAGCGAACTACACCACGGTTAACGGCGATGTCAGCTTCGATGATTTAGCGCTGCCAAGCGAGCAACAGTTCGCCCTGTTGGGCCTCAGCGACACCATGAACATCGTAGGTATCTATGAGAAATATGGGTTCCAGATGCGGATTGCCTATAACTGGCGTGATAGCTTCTTGCGCCAAACCAACCAGGGTGGCTCCAACAACCCGGTGTATGTTGACGAGTACGCGCAGTGGGATATGAACGCGTCTTACGACATTATGGAAGGTTTGAGTGTGTTCTTCGAAGGTCTCAACCTGACTGGTGAAAACGTTCGTTGGTACCAGCGCTCAGAGCACATGACTTACTTCCTGGAAGAACTGTCTCCTCGCTATCAATTGGGAGTTCGTTACAGCTTCTAG
- a CDS encoding phosphoribosylaminoimidazole carboxylase yields the protein MELLTNLAVKNVLADVPTPLPYEVFQDLIRSENLRVERILSRGHRSPADGWYDQDENEWVLVLQGSARLAFCTGSDETIERSISLQVGDSLLIPAHQKHRVSWTDPNETTIWLAIFYRA from the coding sequence GTGGAATTATTGACAAACCTGGCTGTAAAAAATGTCTTGGCAGATGTGCCAACCCCTCTGCCCTATGAAGTTTTTCAAGACCTGATTCGCAGTGAAAACCTGCGTGTAGAGCGCATATTATCGCGCGGACACCGTTCTCCAGCGGATGGCTGGTACGATCAGGACGAAAATGAATGGGTGCTGGTATTGCAAGGTTCTGCGCGGCTTGCTTTTTGCACTGGCTCTGACGAAACCATCGAGCGCAGTATCAGTTTGCAAGTTGGCGACAGCCTGTTGATACCCGCTCACCAGAAACACCGCGTTAGTTGGACGGACCCAAACGAAACAACAATATGGCTGGCCATTTTTTACCGCGCTTAA
- a CDS encoding DUF3300 domain-containing protein: MKPLITLMLALLVSFSAMRALSEDDDYTFSDGELDALLAPIALYPDTVLSHVLIAATYPLEVVDAERWARNQKNADRAEILNQAATKNWDPSVQALTPIPEILARMSEDLSWTEQLGDAFLQDESQVLESIQWLRQRAYDEGNLTTNDYQSVSRDQGDIIIEPVQREVVYVPYYDTRVVYGPWWWPVYPPHVWLNPHRHHAHQVGLFFWAPGFFLGHSFYFGGFHWHHRQVVVVRHTHRSYYEGHRRLVVHRNSHRWHHNPQHRRGVSYHSRSVAKRYAGNHSIPSHRIARYQREHMNRIHDQQPARQRHEAVLNKMRRSQTTYQNRHERSSSPERVNSPERSSPERTSSPERKNSHERTSSHERANSPERKNSPDRDSNRERVNRELAKRPDADKLRKRISSPERTNSPERINSPERINSPERTNSPERDNKHHNTVSRYQSHRSTTSAARNQQQSQVQDRARNDSRVSRNNQSSQLSNRQEHRGGRGTQTTSHSSYRRDATARNSSHNSRRAESARRSSSARQHHSSR; the protein is encoded by the coding sequence ATGAAACCACTCATCACCTTAATGCTGGCGCTGTTAGTGAGCTTCAGCGCTATGCGTGCGCTCAGCGAAGACGACGACTATACCTTTAGCGACGGCGAGCTGGATGCCCTGCTCGCCCCTATCGCCTTGTACCCGGACACAGTACTGTCCCACGTACTCATTGCGGCAACTTATCCGCTGGAAGTGGTCGACGCAGAACGTTGGGCAAGGAATCAGAAAAACGCAGACCGCGCCGAGATTCTTAATCAAGCTGCTACCAAAAACTGGGACCCAAGCGTCCAGGCGCTCACCCCCATTCCCGAAATCCTCGCACGCATGAGTGAGGATTTATCCTGGACGGAGCAATTAGGCGACGCGTTTTTGCAGGATGAATCGCAGGTGCTTGAAAGTATTCAGTGGCTTCGCCAGCGCGCCTACGACGAAGGTAATCTCACCACCAACGACTACCAGTCAGTATCCCGCGACCAGGGCGACATTATTATCGAACCTGTACAACGTGAGGTTGTTTACGTTCCTTATTACGACACCCGGGTTGTTTACGGCCCGTGGTGGTGGCCGGTTTATCCCCCACATGTTTGGCTAAACCCCCACCGCCATCACGCTCACCAGGTCGGCCTGTTTTTTTGGGCGCCGGGATTTTTCCTGGGCCACAGTTTTTATTTTGGCGGCTTCCACTGGCACCACCGCCAGGTAGTGGTAGTGCGCCACACCCATCGCAGCTACTACGAGGGTCATCGCCGCCTGGTTGTCCACCGCAACAGCCACCGCTGGCATCACAACCCGCAGCACCGCCGGGGAGTAAGCTACCACTCTCGCTCTGTCGCCAAACGCTATGCGGGAAATCACAGTATTCCATCGCACAGAATCGCGCGTTATCAACGCGAACACATGAACCGCATCCACGACCAACAACCAGCGCGGCAACGCCATGAAGCGGTGTTAAACAAGATGCGCCGCAGCCAGACCACCTACCAGAACCGCCACGAACGCAGCAGCAGCCCTGAGCGAGTAAATAGCCCTGAGCGGAGCAGCCCTGAGCGAACAAGCAGCCCTGAGCGGAAGAACAGCCATGAGCGAACAAGCAGCCATGAGCGAGCAAACAGCCCTGAGCGAAAAAACAGCCCTGACCGCGATTCCAACCGCGAAAGAGTAAACCGAGAACTCGCAAAGCGCCCCGACGCCGACAAGCTCCGCAAGCGTATTAGCAGCCCTGAGCGCACCAACAGCCCTGAGCGTATCAACAGCCCTGAGCGTATCAACAGCCCTGAGCGCACCAACAGCCCTGAGCGCGATAACAAACACCACAACACTGTCTCCCGTTACCAGAGCCATCGATCCACCACCAGCGCAGCGCGCAACCAACAACAGTCACAGGTGCAAGACCGTGCCCGCAACGACTCAAGGGTTAGTCGCAACAATCAGTCATCGCAGTTGTCCAATCGACAGGAGCACAGAGGCGGACGAGGAACGCAAACCACATCACACAGCTCTTACCGACGAGATGCAACAGCGCGTAACAGCAGTCACAATTCACGGCGAGCGGAATCAGCTCGTCGCTCGAGCAGCGCGCGGCAACACCATAGCAGTCGTTAA
- a CDS encoding TetR/AcrR family transcriptional regulator, with protein sequence MRNREEEILTKASELFSQHGFHAVGIDRIIEESNVAKMTFYKYFPSKDSLIHKVLEHRDECLRLKILEQVSHARTPNGKLKSVFDWYDDWFSSATFYGCMFIKASEEFPDSQNTLKKVATTYRIWLAGLLEGILRELGARNAKKLSVLTVTLLDGLTVSSNMYVGDQRPSTKEAFKYVKSLIAA encoded by the coding sequence GTGCGTAATCGAGAAGAAGAGATTTTGACAAAAGCCTCTGAGCTTTTTTCCCAACATGGTTTTCATGCGGTTGGTATCGACCGAATAATTGAAGAGTCCAATGTCGCGAAGATGACTTTTTATAAGTATTTTCCATCAAAAGATTCCCTGATACACAAAGTGCTGGAGCATCGAGATGAATGCCTGCGCCTGAAAATTTTAGAACAGGTTTCGCATGCGCGCACGCCGAATGGAAAATTAAAGTCAGTTTTTGATTGGTATGATGATTGGTTTAGCTCGGCGACCTTTTATGGCTGTATGTTTATTAAAGCGTCAGAAGAGTTCCCGGATTCGCAAAACACCCTGAAAAAAGTTGCGACGACATATCGCATATGGCTCGCAGGATTACTTGAAGGGATTTTACGAGAGTTGGGTGCGAGAAATGCGAAAAAGCTTTCTGTGCTAACAGTAACGCTGTTGGATGGACTTACCGTCAGCTCAAATATGTATGTGGGTGATCAACGTCCAAGCACGAAAGAAGCGTTCAAATACGTTAAGTCTTTGATAGCGGCTTAA